In Hymenobacter aquaticus, a single window of DNA contains:
- the glgP gene encoding alpha-glucan family phosphorylase: MPFQFQPYAPAAEFSTQAAYFSMEFALDQALKTYSGGLGFLAGSHMRSAYELKQNLIGIGMLWSYGYYDQGRNEDQTMRADFRLKHYSFLEDTGLVFPITIHGAEVKVKAMYLAPDTFGTAPMFFLTTDIPENDYISRTITHYLYDADTAARVAQSMVLGIGGGKLLDLLGVPMDTYHLNEGHGLPLAFYLYEKHGRSLAEVQKRLVFTTHTPELAGNEEHPMKLLTDMTFFGTVPADEIRRVARVENETLNYTLTALRFSRKANAVSKVHGIVANEMWGHYEGICPIIPITNSQNGTYWRDAELHAALEANDDQALKARKRELKKELFAFVADQTGTLLDPDVLTVVWARRFAGYKRANLILHHFERFAEMVSKQDRPVQVIWAGKPYPKDYGAIGMFNDIIQRTRQFKNCAVLTGYELGLSRLLKTGSDIWLNTPRFPREASGTSGMTAAMNASLSLSIPDGWIPEFVRHGENGFLLPLAELNEPEHVKDDVEAKGVLDVLENEILPLYYDEPAKYLEVAKTAMREVEPEFESHRMATEYYEKMYTA; encoded by the coding sequence ATGCCCTTCCAGTTCCAACCATACGCGCCGGCCGCCGAATTTTCCACCCAGGCCGCGTACTTCTCCATGGAGTTTGCCCTCGACCAGGCCCTGAAAACCTACTCGGGTGGCCTGGGCTTCCTGGCCGGCTCCCACATGCGCTCGGCCTACGAGCTCAAGCAGAACCTCATCGGCATCGGCATGCTCTGGAGCTACGGCTACTACGACCAGGGCCGCAACGAAGACCAGACCATGCGGGCTGATTTCCGCCTGAAGCATTACTCCTTCCTCGAAGACACCGGCCTGGTGTTCCCCATCACCATTCACGGGGCCGAGGTGAAAGTGAAGGCCATGTACCTGGCTCCCGACACGTTCGGCACGGCCCCGATGTTCTTCCTGACCACCGACATTCCCGAAAACGACTACATCTCGCGCACCATCACCCACTACCTCTACGACGCCGACACGGCCGCCCGCGTGGCGCAGTCGATGGTGCTGGGCATCGGGGGCGGTAAGCTGCTCGACTTGCTGGGCGTGCCGATGGATACCTACCACCTCAACGAAGGCCACGGCCTGCCCCTGGCGTTTTACCTCTACGAAAAGCACGGCCGCAGCCTGGCGGAAGTCCAGAAGCGCCTGGTATTCACGACCCACACGCCCGAGCTGGCCGGCAACGAGGAGCACCCCATGAAGCTGCTCACCGACATGACCTTCTTCGGCACCGTGCCCGCCGACGAAATCCGCCGCGTGGCCCGCGTGGAGAACGAGACGCTGAACTACACGCTCACGGCCCTGCGCTTCTCGCGCAAGGCCAACGCCGTATCGAAAGTGCACGGCATCGTGGCCAACGAAATGTGGGGCCACTACGAAGGCATCTGCCCCATTATCCCGATTACCAACTCCCAGAACGGCACCTACTGGCGCGACGCCGAGCTGCACGCGGCCTTGGAAGCCAACGACGACCAGGCCCTGAAAGCCCGGAAGCGGGAGCTGAAAAAGGAGCTGTTTGCCTTCGTGGCCGACCAGACCGGCACCCTGCTCGACCCGGACGTGCTGACCGTGGTGTGGGCCCGCCGCTTTGCCGGCTACAAGCGCGCCAACCTGATTCTGCACCACTTCGAGCGGTTTGCCGAAATGGTCAGCAAGCAGGACCGGCCGGTGCAGGTCATCTGGGCCGGCAAGCCCTACCCCAAGGACTACGGCGCCATCGGCATGTTCAACGACATCATTCAGCGCACCCGGCAGTTTAAGAACTGCGCCGTGCTGACCGGCTACGAGCTGGGCCTCTCCCGCCTGCTCAAAACCGGCTCCGACATCTGGCTGAACACGCCCCGCTTCCCCCGCGAAGCCTCCGGCACCAGCGGCATGACGGCCGCCATGAACGCCAGCCTGAGCCTGAGCATCCCGGACGGCTGGATTCCGGAGTTCGTGCGCCACGGCGAAAACGGCTTCCTGCTGCCCCTGGCCGAACTCAACGAGCCCGAGCACGTGAAAGACGACGTAGAGGCTAAAGGCGTGCTCGACGTGCTGGAAAACGAGATTCTGCCCCTCTACTACGACGAGCCGGCCAAGTACCTGGAAGTGGCCAAAACCGCCATGCGCGAGGTGGAGCCCGAGTTTGAGTCGCACCGCATGGCTACCGAGTACTACGAGAAAATGTACACCGCGTAA
- a CDS encoding SDR family oxidoreductase translates to MNDLTDKVAIVTGASRGIGRAVSLLLAMQGAKVVSVARSTDELDELAHKTNGLAIPADVADEADVQNVVDEAIRHYGHVDILVCNAGVGSFNLLENNAADEWNRIFDVNVKGTFLFCKFLVPHFKAQKSGHIVGITSDVARRTFEHGTVYGASKFAQDALLGSLRKEVRPHGIKVSTIYPGLVDTYFNESKPGNPDSEKTHLKPADVAQAVRYVLEAPAHVVVDELMLHPLTQEW, encoded by the coding sequence ATGAACGACCTCACCGATAAAGTCGCCATTGTCACCGGAGCCTCGCGGGGTATCGGGCGGGCCGTGTCGTTGCTGCTGGCCATGCAGGGTGCCAAAGTGGTATCCGTGGCCCGCTCCACCGACGAGCTGGACGAGCTGGCCCACAAAACCAACGGCCTGGCCATTCCGGCCGACGTAGCCGACGAGGCCGACGTGCAAAACGTCGTCGACGAAGCCATTCGCCACTACGGCCACGTGGATATCCTGGTCTGCAACGCCGGGGTGGGCTCGTTCAACCTGCTCGAAAACAACGCCGCCGACGAGTGGAACCGAATCTTCGACGTGAACGTGAAGGGCACCTTCCTGTTCTGCAAGTTTCTAGTTCCCCACTTCAAAGCCCAAAAGAGCGGCCACATCGTGGGCATCACCTCCGACGTGGCCCGGCGCACCTTCGAGCACGGCACGGTGTACGGGGCCAGCAAGTTTGCCCAGGATGCCCTGCTGGGCTCCCTGCGCAAGGAAGTGCGCCCCCACGGCATCAAGGTCAGCACCATCTACCCGGGCCTGGTCGATACCTATTTCAACGAATCCAAGCCCGGCAACCCCGACTCGGAGAAAACCCACCTCAAGCCCGCCGATGTGGCCCAGGCCGTGCGCTACGTCCTGGAAGCCCCCGCCCACGTCGTCGTCGACGAGCTCATGCTCCACCCGCTCACGCAAGAATGGTAA
- a CDS encoding T9SS type A sorting domain-containing protein yields the protein MKHALPFCGMLLAAVPAVGQGLSNQGAVISIQSGGQLSVIGDVVVNSGGTIDNAGTLSLTGNWTNNTTGGVLSPATGTVQLLGTATQQIGGSGTTTFHTLDVSGASAAAQLMADIAVGNSNGLLVLGTNQLQLNTHVLNLNNGATSAISRTTGALVSESSPAAGYGRLNWLIGSNTGTYTVPLASSATSVPMTATITVGGNSAGSLSFATYGTGPDNLPLPSGVTSIRGNSAYTLDRYWIVQPTNYTLAPTSTLTFGYLTSEFNTAPNTITEARLRLQRWNGSNWEGSQGSVSVPNNTLTSDQQNTYGIFTAADQNNPLPVELREFAARAQDTDALLSWSTASELHNEGFFVEVSLDGQTFQRVGFVAGKGTTTAPQQYRFTDAGAAKRGQLQYYRLRQHDTNGTDSYSPVRTVAFARPGFSSLAAAPNPAQRAYTIYLTAATAQTVQLSVHDALGRLVSQQPVALQAGENKLPATFTAAQPVGVYLLTTVIDGQVLRTRLVRE from the coding sequence ATGAAACACGCTTTACCCTTCTGTGGAATGTTGTTGGCCGCCGTGCCGGCCGTGGGCCAGGGCCTTTCCAACCAAGGTGCCGTTATCAGCATTCAGTCCGGCGGCCAGCTGTCGGTTATCGGCGACGTTGTGGTGAACAGCGGCGGCACTATCGACAACGCGGGCACGCTGAGCCTGACCGGCAACTGGACCAACAACACAACCGGGGGCGTACTTAGTCCGGCCACCGGCACGGTGCAGCTGCTGGGCACTGCCACCCAGCAGATCGGGGGCAGCGGCACCACTACTTTCCACACCCTGGACGTGAGCGGCGCCAGCGCCGCAGCCCAGCTCATGGCGGATATTGCGGTGGGCAACAGCAACGGCCTGCTCGTGCTGGGCACCAACCAGCTGCAGCTCAATACCCACGTGCTGAACCTGAACAACGGCGCCACCTCGGCCATCAGCCGTACCACGGGCGCCTTGGTGAGCGAGAGCAGCCCGGCGGCCGGCTACGGGCGTCTCAACTGGCTCATTGGCTCCAACACGGGCACGTATACCGTGCCGCTGGCCAGCAGTGCCACCAGCGTGCCCATGACGGCCACCATCACGGTCGGCGGCAACAGCGCGGGCAGCCTGTCATTTGCCACCTACGGCACTGGCCCCGACAACCTGCCCCTGCCCTCCGGCGTGACGTCCATCCGGGGCAACTCGGCCTATACCCTGGACCGGTACTGGATTGTGCAGCCCACCAACTACACGCTGGCGCCCACTTCTACCCTGACGTTTGGCTACCTGACCTCCGAGTTCAACACGGCTCCGAACACCATTACGGAAGCCCGCCTGCGCCTGCAACGCTGGAACGGCTCGAACTGGGAAGGCTCGCAGGGCAGCGTGAGCGTGCCCAACAACACGCTGACTTCGGACCAGCAGAACACCTATGGCATCTTCACGGCCGCCGACCAGAACAACCCGCTGCCGGTGGAGCTGCGCGAGTTTGCGGCCCGGGCCCAGGATACGGATGCCTTGCTCAGCTGGTCGACGGCCTCGGAGCTGCACAACGAAGGCTTTTTCGTGGAAGTGAGCCTGGATGGCCAGACCTTCCAGCGCGTGGGCTTCGTGGCCGGCAAAGGCACGACTACCGCCCCCCAGCAGTACCGCTTCACGGATGCCGGCGCGGCCAAGCGCGGCCAGCTCCAGTACTACCGCCTGCGCCAGCACGACACCAACGGCACGGACAGCTATTCGCCGGTGCGCACCGTGGCGTTTGCCCGGCCGGGCTTCAGCAGCCTGGCCGCCGCGCCCAACCCCGCGCAGCGCGCCTACACCATCTACCTGACGGCCGCCACGGCCCAGACCGTGCAGCTGTCAGTACACGATGCGCTGGGCCGCCTGGTGAGCCAGCAGCCGGTGGCGCTGCAAGCCGGCGAGAACAAGCTGCCCGCTACCTTCACGGCGGCCCAGCCGGTGGGCGTGTACCTACTCACGACCGTCATCGACGGGCAAGTACTGCGTACCCGCCTGGTGCGCGAATAA
- a CDS encoding glycoside hydrolase family 13 protein, which translates to MKFPTFPSLLAGVLLAAAPLAPATAAEAPAVAVAAPAKAASATRIEPTFWWVGMKNPKLQLLVHSPGIADSKLTLAAYPGVTLDGTQKLESPNYLLVNLTISPEARPGKLQLSFAGGKTKLKYAYELRARSTDKSRVQGINSSDFIYFLMPDRFANGDPKNDVVKGTRVGHIARDSMYARHGGDLKGIEQHFDYLKSLGVTAIWPTPVTTNDMPKTSYHGYALTDFYSCDPRYGTTEEYAQFVQKAHQNGLKVIHDVVLNHIGSYSNLFLDQPAKDWFNQWPAFTRSNYNSQALNDPYGAQRDLDLYNKGWFDTSMPDVNQSNPLVATYIIQNFLWWVEYTGLDGYRIDTYPYSDPKFLMAWGKALLEEYPQLGMFGEAWVGSTAQQAFFARNILPPVNGFKSNLPGVLDFQSNYAIQDALKEKGNVTKLYDALQGDWLYEDATRNVVFMDNHDMSRVYSVIGESLPRLKMGFAWLLTTRGIPQIYYGTEILMKNFSAPDGLVRADFPGGWKEDKTNKFTAAGRTEPENEAFNYVSKLGTYRKAHPVLQTGKLMQFIPQDGIYTYFRYNDQGETVMVMLNSNQDEKTVDGGRFAERLNGYSSGTEVVSGAAVSDLKTFKVPGWSAVVVELRK; encoded by the coding sequence ATGAAATTCCCAACCTTTCCGTCCCTGCTCGCCGGGGTCCTGCTGGCCGCGGCTCCCCTGGCTCCCGCCACGGCCGCCGAAGCCCCGGCAGTGGCCGTGGCGGCCCCCGCCAAAGCCGCTTCGGCCACCCGCATCGAACCGACCTTCTGGTGGGTGGGCATGAAAAACCCCAAGCTGCAGCTGCTGGTGCACAGCCCCGGCATTGCCGACAGCAAGCTGACCCTGGCCGCCTACCCCGGCGTGACGCTCGACGGCACCCAGAAGCTGGAAAGCCCGAACTACCTGCTGGTCAACCTCACGATTTCGCCCGAGGCCCGACCCGGCAAGCTGCAACTGAGCTTTGCGGGCGGCAAAACCAAGCTGAAGTACGCCTACGAACTGCGGGCCCGCAGCACCGACAAAAGCCGGGTGCAGGGCATCAACAGCTCCGACTTCATCTACTTCCTGATGCCGGACCGCTTTGCCAACGGCGACCCGAAAAACGACGTGGTGAAAGGCACCCGCGTGGGCCACATTGCCCGCGACTCGATGTACGCCCGCCACGGCGGCGACCTGAAGGGCATTGAGCAGCACTTCGACTACCTCAAGAGCCTGGGAGTCACGGCTATCTGGCCCACGCCGGTGACCACCAACGACATGCCCAAGACCAGCTACCACGGCTACGCCCTGACCGACTTCTACAGCTGCGACCCGCGCTACGGTACCACCGAGGAATACGCCCAGTTTGTGCAGAAAGCCCACCAGAACGGCCTGAAAGTCATTCACGACGTGGTGCTCAACCACATCGGCAGCTACAGCAACCTGTTTCTGGATCAGCCCGCCAAGGACTGGTTCAACCAGTGGCCGGCCTTCACGCGCAGCAACTACAACTCCCAGGCCCTGAACGACCCCTACGGCGCCCAGCGCGACCTGGACCTCTACAACAAAGGCTGGTTTGACACGTCCATGCCCGACGTGAACCAGAGCAACCCCTTGGTGGCCACCTACATCATCCAGAACTTCCTGTGGTGGGTGGAATACACCGGCCTCGACGGCTACCGCATCGACACCTACCCGTATTCGGACCCCAAGTTCCTGATGGCCTGGGGCAAGGCTCTGCTCGAGGAGTACCCGCAGCTGGGCATGTTTGGTGAGGCTTGGGTGGGCAGCACGGCCCAGCAGGCCTTCTTTGCCCGCAACATTCTGCCGCCCGTCAACGGCTTCAAGTCCAACCTGCCCGGCGTGCTCGACTTCCAGTCGAACTATGCCATTCAGGATGCGCTGAAGGAAAAGGGCAACGTGACCAAGCTCTACGACGCGCTGCAGGGCGACTGGCTCTACGAGGACGCCACCCGCAACGTGGTGTTCATGGACAACCACGACATGAGCCGGGTCTACTCGGTGATTGGGGAAAGCCTGCCCCGCCTGAAAATGGGCTTTGCCTGGCTGCTGACCACGCGCGGCATTCCGCAGATCTACTACGGCACCGAGATTCTGATGAAGAACTTCTCCGCGCCCGACGGCCTGGTGCGCGCCGACTTTCCCGGGGGCTGGAAGGAAGACAAAACCAATAAGTTCACTGCCGCCGGCCGCACGGAGCCGGAGAATGAGGCGTTCAACTACGTGAGCAAGCTGGGCACTTACCGCAAGGCCCACCCGGTGCTGCAAACCGGCAAGCTGATGCAGTTTATTCCCCAGGATGGCATCTACACCTACTTCCGCTACAACGACCAGGGCGAAACCGTGATGGTGATGCTCAACTCCAATCAGGACGAGAAAACCGTGGATGGGGGGCGCTTTGCCGAGCGGCTCAATGGGTACTCGTCGGGCACGGAAGTGGTGTCGGGCGCGGCCGTTTCCGACCTGAAGACCTTCAAGGTGCCGGGCTGGTCGGCCGTGGTGGTGGAGCTGCGGAAATAG
- a CDS encoding DUF6952 family protein, which produces MKIPVIKRLVESQTLESLVAAEEALLDERAPAFEVEGEDEGEQLTHVFAAIFILNHMKDHGSEFKNALREYTNKVRVSIS; this is translated from the coding sequence ATGAAAATCCCCGTAATCAAGCGGCTGGTAGAGTCGCAGACGCTGGAAAGCCTGGTGGCCGCCGAAGAAGCCCTGCTCGATGAGCGCGCCCCGGCCTTCGAAGTGGAAGGTGAAGACGAAGGTGAGCAGCTGACCCACGTGTTTGCCGCCATTTTCATTCTGAACCACATGAAGGACCACGGCTCGGAGTTCAAGAACGCCCTGCGCGAGTACACCAACAAGGTGCGCGTATCCATCAGCTAA
- a CDS encoding MFS transporter, with amino-acid sequence MASSVAATTSADTRTKPRLSFWQIWNMSFGFLGIQFGFALQNANVSRIFETLGGTEIALYWLAAPLTGMLVQPIIGYMSDRTWSPTWGRRRPFFLVGAILASFALLVMPNVTALWMAVGMLWIMDSSINISMEPFRALVGDLLPSAQRTTGFAAQTFFIGVGAVVASSLPWMFTNWFDVPNTAPAGQIPLSVKYAFYIGGIVFFLAVLWTVIRTKEYPPENLAEFEEEKRRTAGFWNGIRESFGGIFHMPATMAQLAVVQFFSWLALFSMWIYTTPAVTSHIYHTTDTTSKLYNEGADWVGVCFAVYNGVSAIAALLLPVIARATSRRVTHLLCLTAGGLGLISIYFIQNPNLLLLSMVGVGVAWASILSVPYAMLAGALPANKMGYYMGVFNFFIVIPQVVAGLILGFFTKSVFHGESVYTLVLGGVSMIISGLLTLRVNDADDIRLPQTEPSALATPAYDAPVETDPRL; translated from the coding sequence ATGGCATCCAGCGTAGCGGCCACCACTTCCGCCGACACCCGTACGAAACCCCGCCTGAGCTTCTGGCAAATCTGGAACATGAGCTTCGGCTTTCTGGGCATCCAGTTTGGCTTTGCGTTGCAGAACGCCAACGTAAGCCGCATCTTCGAAACCCTGGGCGGCACCGAAATTGCCCTGTACTGGCTGGCGGCCCCCCTGACCGGCATGCTGGTGCAGCCCATCATCGGGTATATGTCGGACCGCACCTGGAGCCCGACGTGGGGCCGGCGGCGCCCGTTTTTCCTGGTGGGCGCCATTCTGGCCTCGTTTGCCCTGCTGGTAATGCCCAACGTCACGGCGCTGTGGATGGCCGTGGGCATGCTCTGGATTATGGACTCCAGCATCAACATCAGCATGGAGCCGTTCCGGGCCTTGGTCGGCGACCTGCTGCCCTCGGCGCAGCGCACCACCGGCTTCGCGGCCCAGACGTTCTTTATCGGGGTGGGGGCCGTGGTGGCCTCGTCGCTGCCCTGGATGTTTACCAACTGGTTTGACGTGCCGAACACGGCCCCCGCCGGCCAGATTCCGCTGTCGGTGAAGTACGCTTTCTACATCGGCGGCATCGTGTTTTTCCTGGCCGTACTCTGGACGGTAATTCGCACCAAGGAATATCCGCCGGAAAACCTGGCCGAGTTTGAGGAGGAAAAGCGGCGCACGGCGGGTTTCTGGAACGGCATCCGGGAGTCGTTTGGCGGTATCTTCCACATGCCCGCTACCATGGCCCAGCTGGCCGTGGTGCAGTTTTTCTCCTGGCTGGCGCTGTTTTCAATGTGGATTTACACCACGCCGGCCGTGACCAGCCACATTTACCACACCACCGATACCACCTCCAAGCTCTACAACGAGGGCGCCGACTGGGTGGGCGTATGCTTTGCCGTCTACAACGGCGTTTCGGCCATTGCCGCCCTGCTGCTGCCCGTTATTGCCCGGGCTACCAGCCGCCGCGTCACGCACCTGCTCTGCCTCACCGCCGGCGGCCTGGGGCTGATTTCAATCTACTTTATCCAGAACCCCAACCTGCTGCTGCTCTCGATGGTGGGCGTGGGCGTGGCCTGGGCCTCGATTCTGAGCGTGCCCTACGCCATGCTGGCCGGGGCCCTGCCCGCCAATAAAATGGGCTACTACATGGGCGTGTTCAACTTCTTCATCGTGATTCCGCAGGTGGTGGCTGGCCTGATTCTGGGCTTTTTCACCAAGAGCGTGTTCCACGGCGAATCGGTGTACACGCTGGTGCTGGGCGGCGTGTCGATGATCATCTCCGGCCTGCTCACGCTGCGGGTCAACGACGCCGATGACATTCGCCTGCCGCAGACCGAGCCCTCGGCCCTGGCCACTCCGGCCTACGACGCGCCCGTGGAAACCGACCCGCGCCTGTAA
- a CDS encoding alpha-amylase family glycosyl hydrolase: MKKLLLPAVAASLALASFAVPLPSSISAVSESFTAAADPNTTDEVPQDHKLVIYQVMTRLFGNKKALNKPYGTNEENGVGKFNDINDVALQAIKKLGVSHVWYTGVLEHATMSDFTKTGGPGPDDADVVKGRAGSPYAIKDYYDIAPDLAVDVKTRKQEFEALVKRTHANGLKVIIDFIPNHVARSYKSNAKPAGVIDLGEKDDKTVAFAPNNNFYYLPGKSLVVPKAGNPLGAALGPKEDGKFVETPAKASGNDVFSEAPKVDDWYETVKLNYGVDYQNGRKTHFEPMPDTWLKMRDILVYWAQKDVDGFRCDMVEMVPTEFWAWVIPEVKKVKPDIIFMGEAYNPKEYKNYLEKGKFDYLYDKVGLYDGLRRLMTGSGTTEDITKVWSEESRGFGSRMLRFLENHDEQRIASKEFAGDPRTAIPAMTVSATLGSGPVMVYFGQEVGEPANGSEGFSGADGRTTIFDYWGVPEHQKWMNGGKFDGGKLDGVQKQLRDFYSRLLNLTSTSDAIRKGKFYELQDANNLGKNYDQRRVYSYLRYTDKQKLLIIANFSKDVTLTPKIDIPKSAMQAMGLDPTKFYTYTDVLNNAPATENLTITLTPLSAYVFEIKAKE, from the coding sequence ATGAAAAAACTGCTCCTGCCTGCCGTGGCCGCTAGTTTGGCTTTGGCTTCTTTCGCTGTTCCACTTCCGAGTTCTATTTCTGCCGTGTCTGAGTCTTTTACCGCTGCCGCCGACCCCAATACCACCGACGAAGTACCGCAGGATCATAAGCTGGTGATTTACCAGGTGATGACCCGCCTGTTTGGCAACAAAAAGGCGCTCAACAAGCCCTACGGCACCAACGAGGAGAATGGCGTGGGCAAGTTCAACGACATCAACGATGTGGCTTTGCAGGCCATCAAGAAGCTGGGCGTGAGCCACGTGTGGTACACCGGCGTACTGGAGCACGCCACGATGAGCGACTTCACCAAAACCGGCGGCCCCGGCCCCGACGATGCCGACGTGGTGAAAGGCCGGGCCGGCTCGCCCTACGCCATCAAGGACTACTACGACATTGCTCCCGACCTGGCCGTGGACGTGAAAACCCGCAAGCAGGAGTTTGAGGCCCTGGTGAAGCGCACCCACGCCAACGGCCTGAAAGTTATTATCGACTTCATTCCCAACCACGTAGCCCGCAGCTATAAGTCGAATGCCAAACCCGCGGGCGTAATTGACCTGGGCGAGAAGGACGACAAGACGGTGGCTTTTGCCCCCAACAACAACTTCTACTACCTGCCCGGCAAGAGCCTGGTGGTGCCCAAGGCCGGCAACCCGCTGGGCGCAGCCCTGGGCCCCAAGGAAGACGGCAAGTTTGTGGAAACCCCGGCCAAGGCCAGCGGCAACGACGTGTTTTCGGAAGCGCCCAAGGTAGACGACTGGTACGAAACCGTGAAGCTGAACTACGGCGTGGACTACCAGAACGGCCGCAAGACCCACTTCGAGCCCATGCCCGACACCTGGCTCAAGATGCGCGACATCCTGGTGTACTGGGCCCAGAAAGACGTGGACGGCTTCCGTTGCGACATGGTCGAGATGGTGCCCACTGAGTTTTGGGCCTGGGTGATTCCGGAGGTGAAAAAGGTGAAGCCCGACATCATCTTCATGGGCGAGGCTTACAACCCCAAGGAGTATAAGAACTACCTGGAGAAGGGCAAATTCGACTACCTCTACGACAAGGTGGGCCTCTACGACGGCCTGCGCCGCCTGATGACCGGCTCGGGCACCACCGAGGACATTACCAAGGTGTGGAGCGAGGAAAGCCGGGGCTTCGGCTCCCGCATGCTGCGCTTCCTGGAAAACCACGACGAGCAGCGCATTGCCTCCAAGGAGTTTGCCGGCGACCCGCGCACCGCAATTCCGGCCATGACGGTGTCGGCCACGCTGGGCTCGGGGCCGGTGATGGTGTACTTCGGGCAGGAAGTGGGCGAACCGGCCAACGGCTCGGAAGGCTTCAGCGGCGCCGACGGCCGCACCACCATCTTCGACTACTGGGGCGTGCCCGAGCACCAGAAGTGGATGAACGGCGGCAAGTTTGACGGCGGCAAGCTCGACGGGGTGCAAAAGCAGCTGCGCGACTTCTACTCCCGCCTGCTCAACCTGACCAGCACCAGCGACGCTATCCGCAAGGGTAAGTTCTACGAATTGCAGGACGCCAACAACCTGGGCAAAAACTACGACCAGCGCCGCGTCTACAGCTACCTGCGCTACACCGACAAGCAGAAGCTGCTCATCATCGCCAACTTCAGCAAGGACGTAACCCTGACGCCCAAAATCGACATTCCCAAGTCGGCCATGCAGGCTATGGGCCTCGACCCGACCAAGTTCTACACCTACACCGACGTGCTGAACAACGCCCCGGCCACCGAAAACCTGACCATCACCCTGACGCCCCTGAGCGCCTACGTATTCGAAATCAAGGCCAAGGAGTAG
- a CDS encoding thioredoxin family protein — translation MPVTKATDSDFQEFLDTHEKVVVKYYADWCGNCRLFSPKYKRLAQAEQNQNIKFLDVNAETSPAARKLANVTTLPFFAIFKDGELVDTVSASKEEAVADLINRLN, via the coding sequence ATGCCCGTCACGAAAGCAACTGACTCCGATTTCCAAGAATTTCTTGACACGCACGAGAAAGTAGTAGTGAAGTACTACGCCGACTGGTGTGGCAACTGCCGCCTGTTCTCGCCCAAGTATAAGCGCCTGGCCCAGGCCGAGCAGAACCAGAACATCAAGTTTCTGGACGTGAATGCCGAAACCAGCCCGGCGGCCCGCAAGCTGGCCAACGTGACGACCCTGCCCTTCTTCGCCATTTTCAAGGATGGCGAGCTGGTCGATACCGTTTCGGCCAGCAAGGAAGAAGCCGTAGCCGACCTGATTAATCGTTTGAACTAA
- a CDS encoding arylesterase, with amino-acid sequence MRYSCLLSLGLLLAACNPADSTPAAHSPAVVPRPPMQNILFFGNSLTAGYQLRASEAFPSLLQQRLDSLQLPYKALNYGVSGETTAGGRQRIASVLARQPVDVFVLELGANDGLRGIPVRETTQNLQAIIDQVKLKYPKARIVLVGLEFPFDLSVLGGHQYGRYAAEFKALFRTLADKNSLAFVPFLLQGVLGQRQLNLPDGVHPNAAGQKILANNVWATLQTVLPEAGEAK; translated from the coding sequence ATGCGCTACTCCTGCCTCCTGAGTCTGGGCCTGCTGCTGGCGGCCTGCAACCCCGCCGATTCTACTCCCGCTGCGCACTCCCCGGCAGTGGTGCCTCGTCCTCCTATGCAAAACATCCTCTTCTTCGGTAATAGCCTTACCGCTGGCTACCAGCTGCGCGCCAGCGAAGCCTTCCCGTCCCTGCTCCAGCAGCGCCTCGACTCGCTCCAGCTGCCCTACAAAGCCCTCAACTACGGGGTGAGCGGCGAAACCACGGCCGGCGGCCGGCAGCGCATTGCCAGCGTGCTGGCCCGGCAGCCGGTCGATGTATTCGTGCTGGAGCTGGGCGCCAACGACGGCCTGCGCGGTATTCCCGTCCGCGAAACCACCCAGAACCTACAGGCCATCATCGACCAGGTGAAGCTGAAGTACCCGAAAGCGCGCATCGTGCTGGTGGGCCTGGAGTTTCCCTTCGACCTGAGCGTGCTGGGCGGCCACCAGTACGGGCGCTACGCCGCCGAGTTCAAGGCGCTGTTTCGCACCCTGGCCGACAAGAACAGCCTGGCCTTCGTGCCGTTTCTGCTGCAAGGCGTGCTGGGCCAACGCCAGCTGAACCTGCCCGACGGCGTACACCCCAACGCGGCCGGCCAGAAGATTTTGGCCAACAACGTGTGGGCCACGCTGCAAACCGTGCTGCCGGAAGCCGGCGAAGCCAAGTAA
- a CDS encoding GxxExxY protein → MHENDISFLIRQAAFAIHTALGPGLLESVYETLLSHELRKAGLTVSTQVALPVLYDGLRLENGFRMDLLVEDKVVVELKSVEVLLEVHHMQLLTYLKLSGHKLGLLINFNVPLIKAGIFRKVNGL, encoded by the coding sequence ATGCACGAGAACGACATATCTTTTTTGATCCGACAGGCCGCTTTTGCGATTCACACGGCGCTGGGACCGGGCTTGCTGGAATCAGTTTACGAGACCTTGCTGAGCCACGAGTTGCGCAAAGCAGGGCTGACGGTAAGCACTCAAGTAGCCCTGCCAGTATTGTATGATGGCCTACGACTCGAAAACGGCTTCCGTATGGATTTACTCGTCGAAGACAAAGTTGTCGTTGAACTCAAATCGGTGGAAGTGCTGCTCGAAGTACACCATATGCAATTGCTCACTTACCTCAAGCTCTCCGGCCATAAACTCGGCCTGCTCATCAATTTCAACGTTCCGCTCATAAAAGCCGGCATCTTCCGTAAAGTGAACGGGTTATAA